In Natronococcus sp. AD-5, the genomic window CGCGCTCCCGGAGGGCTGCGTCGTCGTCCTGATCACTCGAGCCGGCGTGATCGATATGGACGCGGTTCGAGCGCGCGTGCTCGACGACGAAATCGCGCTCGCGGCCGACGTCTGGGACGAGGAACCCCTCCCGCTCGAGGATCCGTTACTCGGTCGCCACAACGTGGTCCACACCCCCCACATCGCCGGTCGGACGCGCGACGCTAACAGGGCGTGGGCCGAGCGACTCGACGCTCACTTCCGAGCGGCGAAGTGAGACGATCGCGTCTGCGGGTGGAAGGGCGCGGGATCGCGGGCGGTCACGCTCGAGTCGCTCGTAAGGGAGACTTCTCCCACATAAATGGAGTCTTGGCATACCTGCGACTTTCGGCGCAAGGAAAGCGGTAGGATCTGTCGTACGTCCCCTTGTGACGAACGTTCTGTGGGGCGTTAATGGTGCAGTTCACCCGTCGGCTGGAGAGCGACCGCTCTGACTCGATCCGGACGGATCTGATGTCAAGCGTCGCTCTCATCGACGTCAATCCAGAGGTGAACGTGGTACTCGGTATCGTCAATCGACGGCTCGTCGGGGACCGCTTCGTCGGGATACAACAGCCACACGATGCGGACGTCGTCGCCGACCATCGTCGGCTCGAGTTCGTAGGTGTGGTGCCACGATTCGTTGTGCTCGAGGGTCGTCTCGAACCGATCGAGTTCTCGCTGGTCGGTCACGACCGTCTCGTTGACCGGGGTGTCGTTCCCCGCGGTCTCGTTCCCGTCGGGAGGTGATCCGGTGGCGCTCTCGTTGACGACCGTCTCGGTCTCCTGCTCGAGGACGACCACCGTGTAATCGGTCGTCTCGTGTTCGTGGTTGTCGACGCCGACGACGATCTCCTCGCTCTCCCCCTGCGTAAACTCGGTCGGATAGCCGTCGGCGACGAGCTCGCCGTCGTCGTCCTCGGTGAGGACGTAGATCGCGGAGAACTGCTCGCCCTGGGGCGGGGAGACGACCGCGAAGCCGACGACGCCGACCGCGAGGACGATCGACAGTACGAGCATGACGTTCAGCGCACCGTCGAGTCGGGTCTCGGGCTCGAGCAGCTCCGTGCGGCCGGCCCAGTACCACTCGCGATACGGCACCTGAAACCGCTCTTCGGCGGGGAGCTCCCATCGACGATGGGCCGCGACGGCGGTTGCGCCGATCGTGAAGCCCGACAGCGACACCATGATCGGCGTCAGTCGGATCCCCCACGGCGTGAAGTTCAGCGCGAGGCCGATCAGCGGCACGATGGCGATACTCAGGCCGAAGGCGAGCGCGACGCGTTCGATGCCGTCGATCCCCGACCGGAACAGTGCATCCGCGAACAGTTCGTCCTCGTCCGCATCGTCAGGCTGATCAGCTGTCGGGGACTCTCCGGCCTCGGGAAAGAGCGCGGCGACGAAGACGTAGCCCGGGACGAACAGCGCGAACGCGAGTCCGAGCGGTACGCGAAGTGAGGTCTCGCGAATCAGCGGCGCAAAGACGGCGACGTTGACCAGCGCGGTCACCGCGAGCACCGCCACGAGATCGGCGGGCAGCCTGCGCAATGGGCGAGGGAGCAACAACCAGAGCGACCGTCGGTCGTCCATTCAATACTGTATCAGCGAGGCGGTAACAAAAGTCGGTCGATCGATCTCGGTTAGTCGTCGCTCGAGTGGGACGACGCTTCAGCTGATCGCTCGTCGGCTCGACACAGCTGCCGCGTTCGCTCGAGGACGTTCCGGGCCGCCGACTCCGAGATCGAGTCGGGCGTGAACGCGGCCCGCTCGTAAGTCTCGATGAGTTCGCGGAGCTGGTCGCGCTCCGCGTTCGGGGTGTCCGTCTCCGCGTGCTCGCGGTAGAACTCCCAGTGGGTGAGCGCGCCGGCACCGCCGAGAGCCGCCCCGCGAGCGTGCCGGACGGCCGCGTAACAGGACCGCACCGCCGAATCCGCGCGGCCGTCCGCGAGTTGGTCGGCCGCCCGCGCGACCAGCGCGTCGACGAGCGCGCGAGACGGTGTCGCCGACTCGGTTACGCGGTCACCAGCGGCCGAGTCCGCCGTCGCTGTAGGGTCGTGCGTCGGCCGGCCGTCGCCGGTCCGGCGGCGACGCCACCGGGCGGTGACGGTGATGGCGACGGCTGCGAGCAATGCGCCGACGACGGCCAACGCCGAGGATGGGACGCCGTCGAGCAGCCCGCTTCCGGGTACCGGCACCGTCGTCTCGGTCGTGGCCGCCGCCAGACTCGTATCCGCTCCCTCGTACGTCGCGGTGACGGTGACCTCCTCGTCCGTCGGCGAGGAAATGGAGACGGTGTCGGCGAACTCGCCGTCCGCGTCGGTGGTGATCGTCTCCGCGGTCCCCTCGACTTGCACCTGAATCGGCTGCTCTTCGAGGCCCTCGCCGTCGGCGGTCTCGAGGCGTCCCTCGAGGGCGAGTTCGTCCTCGCCGACCGCCGTCGCCTCGACCGTCAGGTCGGTCTCCGTTTCGGTAATCGTCACCTGCGTCTCGGCCGACGTAGCGGCGAGTGCCTGGTCCTCGAACGGGAGCGCCACCTCGACCGTCTGTTCGCCGTCGGCGACGTCCGCGGGCACTTCGGCCGACCCCTCGAATGTGCCGTCGGAAGTGGTGACGTTGCCTAGCGGCTCGCCGTCGACCGTCACGGCGAGCGGCACGTCGTCGACCGGCACCCCGTCGACGGCCAGTTCGCCGCTGACCCGCAGCGTCTCGCCGTAGGCGACCTCGTCGGTCGCCTCCAGTTCCGTGATCGTCGGTTCCTCCTGCTCGATCGTGACATCGAGTTCCGCCTCGCTACCGAGATACGCTGACGCGTCGTCGGGGACGTACTCGACGGTGATCGAGTCCGTCTCGAGATCGAGCGTCGTCGGACGGTACTCGAGTTCGAACTCGCCATCGGCGTCGTCGGACCACCAATTGCCCGACTCGTTGTTGACGGTGACTGGTTCACCCTCGACCAATAGCTGGATCTCATCGTCCTCGACCGTCGATCCGTCGGCCGTCTGGATCTCACCCTGTACAACCAGCGGATCGCTAAACGACGCCGTCTCGTCGTCCGTCTCGAGGTGGAGTTCCGTCTCGACGAACTGCTCGTCGCGAACCACCGTCTGCTCGTCCGCGATCTCCGCTCGCGTCTCGTTGACGGCGGCGGCTGCCTCCGAGAGATCCGCCTCCGTCTCGTTCGATATCACCTCGTAGTTGGTGACGACGTTTCCGCCGGCGTCGTCGATCTCCTCGTACAGTTCTTCGAGCTCTCGGGCGAGTTCGCGGGCGCGCTCGTCGTCGCCCTCCTCGAGTGCGGTTTCGTACTCGGCTTTCGTCTCGTGGTACTCTTCGACGCGATCGGCCAATCGCTCCTGCTCCGCGGCCGCCTCCTCGTACGCCTCGCTCGGATCGGTCGCTTCGTCCTCGTCGGCGTTCGTCGAGTCCGTTTCGCCGACCACCTCGACGTACTGACCGAGCCGGTCGTAGTACTCCTCGCCGACGTGCTCGCGCGCCAGGTCGTACTCGCCTTCGCTCAGCGCAATCGTTCCCTCCTGTAGCTGCGCGGAGAGCCGGTCCGACAGCCACGACTCGAGTTGCTCGTCGTCGCCCTCGGCGTCGTACTCGTCGGGGTTTCGGTGGCGAACCGTCTCGTTCTCCGATTCCGCCTCGTCGGCCGCAGCGAGTGCTTCGGGGGCCGGAATCGACTGAGAGGCTAGAGTCGACTGGGACGATTCGGTTGCGATCGGTGCCCCCGCTCCCGCGAGCACCGTGCCGGGCAGACAGAGGATGAGCAGCGTGGCCACGAGCACGCTGGCGGCCGCGTCGTTCACGAGCAGTGATTCTTCACTCAGCACAAAAAGTTGTGTGGTCGGACTCGACAAATTTGACTGACAATCAGTAAGTTCAACACGGTACCGATGAACCACTAAGTGTATGCGCCCGACGCGTCAGATATGGGGAGTCGGCGTTCTCGCGGTCCTGCTCGCTGGCCTCGCCGTCGTCTTCGCTCGCCCACTGTTACTCGCAGCGACGGTGCTGCTCGGCGCGTGGCTCCTGAGCGAGCAGTACCGGTTTCTCACAGCCCTTCGCGAGACGACCGCATCGCTGACGGTCGTTCAGGCACCTGTCGCGAACGCTGTCCGAACCGACGAGTCGACACCCGTTACTCTGCAGGCGAGTCTCGAGGCCGCGAGCTCACTCTCGCTGACCGTCGTCGCCGGTGTTCCGCCTGCCGGCACCGTCGACGACACACCGCGTGTGTCGCTCGATCCGGACGAAACGGTCGAGCGGCACACGACGACCGTGAACTGGCCGGTCGCGGGACGTCACCGATTCGCCCAAGCGACGCTCACCGCCAC contains:
- a CDS encoding DUF1616 domain-containing protein, whose product is MDDRRSLWLLLPRPLRRLPADLVAVLAVTALVNVAVFAPLIRETSLRVPLGLAFALFVPGYVFVAALFPEAGESPTADQPDDADEDELFADALFRSGIDGIERVALAFGLSIAIVPLIGLALNFTPWGIRLTPIMVSLSGFTIGATAVAAHRRWELPAEERFQVPYREWYWAGRTELLEPETRLDGALNVMLVLSIVLAVGVVGFAVVSPPQGEQFSAIYVLTEDDDGELVADGYPTEFTQGESEEIVVGVDNHEHETTDYTVVVLEQETETVVNESATGSPPDGNETAGNDTPVNETVVTDQRELDRFETTLEHNESWHHTYELEPTMVGDDVRIVWLLYPDEAVPDEPSIDDTEYHVHLWIDVDESDA